In Paralichthys olivaceus isolate ysfri-2021 chromosome 1, ASM2471397v2, whole genome shotgun sequence, the following are encoded in one genomic region:
- the kif13ba gene encoding kinesin-like protein KIF13B isoform X4, which yields MGESSLDDSNVKVAVRVRPFNRREKELNTKCVVEMVKNQTILHPAGTNLGKADSRNQSKVFAYDHCFWSMDETDKEKFAGQEVVFQCLGESLLNNAFQGYNACIFAYGQTGSGKSYTMMGSGDQPGLIPRLCSALFERTQKEQREQESFTVEVSYMEIYNEKVRDLLDPKGGRQTLRVREHKVLGPYVDGLSRLAVASYKDIESLMSEGNKSRTVAATNMNEESSRSHAVFNIILTHTLKDLQSGTSGEKVSRLSLVDLAGSERAAKTGAAGERLKEGSNINKSLTTLGLVISALAEQGTAKNKTKFVPYRDSVLTWLLKDCLGGNSRTAMVATVSPSADNYEETLSTLRYADRAKSIVNHAVVNEDPNARIIRELREEVEKLRVQLTQAESLKAPELKERLEESEKLIQEMTITWEEKLRKTEEIAQERQKQLESLGISLQSSGIKVGDDKSFLVNLNADPALNELLVYYLKEHTKVGSADSQDIQLCGMGIQGEHCVIDITPDAAVILTPYRNARTCVNGSPVTSALQLHHGDRIFWGNNHFFRINLPKRRSRGMEEEDGEGGVMKNSGSSEQLDADGDTASEVSSEVSFSYEFAQTEVMMKALGNNDPMQAVLQSLERQHEEEKRSALERQRQMYEQELQQLRKKLNPDRLSTGQSGAPTPGQQGPAQQSHYRSLERLSMGGMSHSTSAQSRLRQWSEDREAVLVRSLRRLREQIVRANLLVQEACFISDELERHTEYRVTLQIPSDNLNANRKRDAVLSEPAIQVRRRCRGKQIWSLEKMENRLVDMRELYQEWQDYHLHHQDNPVMRSYFRRADPFFDEQENHSLIGVANVFLSCLFYDVKLQYAIPIINQKGEVAGRLHVEVVRVGGGLEDNIAGGDEPDNNQDTEIQDRKFVCMIKILQATGLPQYLSNFVFCQYSFWDHSEPIIVAPEVDPSSSSPSTKDPHCMVVFDSCKELAVSVTEDFIEYLTEGAVAIEVYGHRQADAGRNPALWDLSIIQAKTRTLRDRWSEVTRRLELWIQILEINENGDFVPVEVVPARDIRTGGIFQLRQGQSRRIQVDVRSVQDSGTMPLIAEIVLAVSVGCVEIRNTAANQEGDEMDSYQERDLERLREQWLAALTKRQEYLDQHLQSLVSKSEKTEDDMEREAQLLEWRLTLTEERNAVMVPSAGSGIPGAPAEWVPLAGMETHIPVLFLNLKPDDLSSQDQYEVPEAGGWDASLTGEDEDDFFDLQIVKHYDAEVKAEASWDSTIHECPQLSRGGAWPEQRVYLTIRVVVQLSHPADMQLVLRKRICVNVNPGRQGFAHNFLRRMSTRSTIPGCGVTFEVVSNIPGDAPGSEDREMLANLAASAHNSQSGDEEAAIEKYLRSVMSLENILTLDRLRQEVAVKEQLAGRGRSNRRSLSSPSVHRLSGSRQDLSTTCLLEDKGRWESQQDIFMPSQFHRTLPRPASSPSTYSTSPSSSTTSFATTPPQNQESEQVKALVPQMPKLLKSLFPARDDKKELRPSPHSQQHVPRIVTSPGGDDNRVKTETPSTKDRRAEFQEVPPLPVHDPHDITPLSQSSSGYFSTSVSTVTLSDVLQPSSSSSSLLAAETALPSNPQQQQGADRNDVVTSPSQCAAKMAAIVPASSNSSANHNNVTVENSFSKPRLVNSGGGGDGFERLEIFVDDEERSRVDILPEWLTDGSYVTVGSNKAGTVRYVGMTQFAEGVWVGVELDTPVGKNDGSVGGHRYFHCKPGYGVLVRPDRLSCRDRTSRRTGESAPPAHVPILRGEAIVARRGENRKSWSS from the exons GAATCAGTCCAAG GTCTTTGCCTACGATCACTGTTTCTGGTCCATGGATGAGACAGATAAGGAGAAATTTGCAG gtcAGGAGGTGGTGTTCCAGTGCCTTGGGGAGAGTCTTCTCAACAATGCCTTCCAGGGCTACAATGCCTGTATATTTGCCTATGGACAAACTG GTTCAGGAAAGTCTTACACAATGATGGGTTCAGGGGACCAGCCAGGTCTGATTCCGCGCCTGTGCAGTGCTTTGTTTGAACGAACCCAGAAGGAACAGCGGGAGCAGGAGAGCTTCACTGTTGAGGTTTCCTACATGGAGATCTACAATGAGAAGGTCCGGGATCTGCTTGACCCCAAAGG GGGTCGACAGACTCTGAGGGTGAGGGAGCATAAAGTGTTGGGTCCCTATGTGGATGGCCTATCTCGACTAGCTGTGGCCAGCTACAAG GACATCGAGTCTCTAATGTCAGAGGGGAATAAGTCTCGGACGGTCGCTGCTACCAACATGAATGAGGAGAGCAGTCGATCCCACGCTGTCTTCAAcatcatcctcacacacacactcaaggacTTGCAGTCTGGG ACGAGTGGTGAAAAGGTTAGTCGGTTGAGTCTGGTAGATTTGGCTGGGAGTGAACGAGCAGCAAAaactggagcagcaggagaacgACTGAAAGAGGGAAGCAACATCAACAA gtctCTGACGACTCTCGGCCTGGTGATCTCTGCGCTGGCTGAACAGGGGACTGCCAAAAACAAGACCAAGTTTGTCCCTTACAGAGACTCTGTTCTGACATGGCTGCTAAAG GACTGTTTGGGGGGAAACAGTCGCACAGCGATGGTTGCAACCGTGAGTCCATCAGCAGACAATTATGAGGAGACGCTGTCGACGCTGCGTTACGCAGACCGAGCTAAGAGCATAGTCAACCATGCTGTAGTTAATGAAGACCCCAACGCTCGTATCATCAGGGAGCTCAGAGAGGAAGTAGAGAAACTGCGAGTGCAGCTGACCCAGGCAGAG TCTTTAAAGGCTCCTGAGCTGAAGGAGCGTCTGGAAGAGTCGGAGAAGTTGATTCAAGAGATGACCATCACCTGGGAGGAAAAGCTTCGCAAAACAGAAGAGATTGCACAG gagcgTCAGAAGCAGTTAGAGAGTCTGGGTATTTCTCTCCAGTCATCAGGGATTAAAGTCGGGGATGACAAGAGCTTTCTCGTCAACCTTAATGCTGATCCTGCTCTTAATGAACTGCTGGTGTACTACCTGAAG GAACACACAAAAGTGGGTTCAGCAGACTCTCAGGACATCCAGCTGTGTGGGATGGGTATCCAGGGAGAACACTGTGTAATCGACATTACGCCAGACGCTGCCGTTATCCTCACCCCTTATCGCAACGCTCG GACATGTGTTAATGGTTCTCCAGTAACCAGCGCTCTGCAGCTTCACCATGGAGACCGGATCTTTTGGGGAAACAATCACTTCTTTAG GATCAACCTGCCTAAGCGACGTTCCCGAGgaatggaggaagaggatggtgAGGGTGGAGTAATGAAGAACAGTGGCAGCAGTGAGCAGCTGGATGCAGATGGGGACACAGCCAGCGAAGTGTCCAGTGAAGTCAGCTTCTCCTACGAGTTCGCCCAAACAGAGGTCATGATGAAAGCCCTCGGCAATAATG ACCCCATGCAGGCCGTCCTCCAGTCTCTGGAGAGGCAGCATGAAGAGGAGAAGCGCTCTGCTCTGGAGCGGCAGAGGCAGATGTACGAGCAGGAACTCCAGCAGCTCCGCAAGAAGCTGAACCCGGACCGTCTGTCCACAGGTCAGTCAGGAGCGCCGACACCCGGCCAACAAGGTCCAGCACAGCAGTCACACTACCGCAGCCTGGAGAGACTCAGCATGGGAGGGATGAGCCATTCAACCAGCGCTCAGAGCCGACTGAGGCAGTGGAGTGAGGACAG GGAGGCAGTGTTGGTGAGGAGTCTGAGAAGGTTGAGGGAACAGATCGTGAGGGCAAACCTCCTGGTGCAAGAAGCCTGTTTTATCTCTGACGAGCTGGAGCGACACACTGAGTACAGAGTCACTCTGCAGATCCCATCAGACAACCTCAATGCAAACCGCAag agggaTGCTGTGCTCAGTGAACCAGCGATTCAAGTCCGACGTCGTTGTAGAGGGAAACAGATCTGGAGCTTGGAGAAGATGGAGAACCGACTGGTGGACATGAGGGAGCTGTACCAGGAGTGGCAGGACTACCACCTACATCACCAAGACAACCCA GTGATGCGCTCATATTTTCGTCGGGCTGACCCGTTCTTCGACGAGCAGGAAAACCACAGTCTGATCGGCGttgcaaatgtttttctgtcctgtcTTTTCTACGATGTCAAGCTTCAGTACGCCATTCCCATCATCAACCAGAAGGGAGAG GTTGCAGGGCGTCTCCATGTGGAGGTGGTTCGAGTCGGAGGCGGCTTAGAGGACAACATAGCTGGAGGAGACGAACCAGACAACAACCAAGACACCGAGATCCAGGATCGCAAATTTGTCTGCATG ATTAAGATCCTGCAGGCCACTGGTCTTCCCCAGTACCTCTCCAACTTCGTCTTCTGTCAGTACTCCTTCTGGGACCATTCTGAGCCAATCATCGTGGCTCCTGAAGTCGACCCATCATCCTCGTCACCCAGCACCAAGGACCCACACTGCATGGTGGTGTTTGACAGCTGCAAG GAACTGGCGGTGTCAGTGACTGAGGATTTCATCGAGTACCTCACAGAAGGGGCTGTCGCCATCGAGGTTTATGGACACAGGCAGGCAGATGCAGGCAGGAACCCCGCCCTGTGGGACCTCAGCATCATCCAGGCCAAGACACGCACACTACGAGACAG atggaGTGAGGTAACACGTCGCCTGGAGCTGTGGATTCAAATCCTGGAGATAAACGAGAACGGAGACTTTGTCCCAGTGGAAGTGGTTCCTGCTAGAGATATACGGACCGGGGGAATCTTCCAGCTTCGGCAG GGTCAGTCAAGGCGGATCCAAGTGGACGTGCGTTCAGTTCAGGACTCGGGCACCATGCCTCTGATTGCAGAGATAGTGCTTGCAGTGTCGGTGGGCTGTGTTGAGATCAGGAACACTGCAGCAAACCAGGAAGGAGATGAGATGGACAGTTATCAG GAAAGAGATCTGGAACGTTTGCGGGAGCAGTGGTTAGCCGCTCTCACAAAGAGACAGGAATACCTCGACCAACATCTGCAAAGCCTGGTCAGCAAATCAG agaaaacagaggatgACATGGAGAGGGAGGCTCAGCTGCTGGAGTGGCGCTTGActctgacagaggagagaaacgCCGTCATGGTGCCCTCTGCTGGCAGCGGCATTCCTGGAGCGCCTGCTGAATG GGTTCCTCTGGCAGGCATGGAGACTCATATTCCTGTCCTCTTCCTGAACCTCAAAC CCGATGACCTCAGCTCTCAGGACCAGTATGAGGTTCCTGAGGCCGGAGGTTGGGATGCGTCTCTGACTGGAGAAGACGAAGATGACTTCTTTGACCTGCAAATTGTCAAACACTATGATGCAGAG GTGAAAGCAGAAGCATCATGGGACTCCACCATCCATGAATGTCCCCAGCTCAGTCGTGGTGGAGCGTGGCCCGAGCAGCGGGTATACCTAACCATCAGAGTAGTGGTTCAGCTCAGCCATCCTGCTGACATGCAGCTGGTGCTGAGGAAGAGAATCTGTGTTAACGTTAATCCCGGCCGCCAAGGCTTTGCCCACAACTTCCTCAGACGGATGTCCACCCGCAGCACCATACCAGGATGTGGGGTCACGTTCGAGGTCGTCTCCAACATCCCCGGg GATGCCCCTGGATCAGAGGACAGGGAGATGCTGGCCAACCTCGCTGCCAGCGCACACAACAGCCAGTCAGGTGATGAAGAGGCTGCCATCGAGAAATACCTCCGAAGTGTCATGAGTCTGGAGAACATCCTGACTCTGGACAGACTAAGACAG gaGGTAGCAGTGAAGGAGCAGCTGGCTGGCAGAGGCAGGAGCAACAGACGGAGCCTTAGTTCTCCCTCTGTCCACAgg CTGTCTGGAAGTAGACAAGACTTATCCACAACCTGCCTGCTGGAGGATAAG ggTCGATGGGAGAGTCAGCAGGACATCTTCATGCCCTCTCAGTTTCACCGCACCCTCCCCCGCCcagcctcctccccctccacctaCTCCACCTCCCCTTCTTCATCCACTACTTCCTTTGCTACGACCCCACCACAGAATCAGGAATCAGAGCAAG TGAAGGCGCTGGTTCCTCAGATGCCGAAACTGCTAAAGTCTCTGTTTCCTGCACGAGATGACAAGAAGGAGCTGAGACCGTCGCCGCACAGCCAGCAG CATGTGCCTCGCATTGTGACATCACCCGGAGGGGACGACAACAGAGTCAAGACAGAGACG CCCTCAACCAAAGACAGGCGGGCAGAGTTCCAAGAagtccctcctcttcctgtgcATGACCCGCATGACATCACCCCCCTAAGCCAGTCGTCAAGCGGCTACTTCTCCACTAGCGTTTCTACGGTTACCCTGTCTGACGTCCTCCAAccttcctcctcgtcctcctccctcctggcTGCTGAGACCGCGTTACCCTCAAatccccagcagcagcagggtgcTGACAGGAACGATGTTGTGACCTCTCCTTCTCAGTGTGCCGCCAAGATGGCCGCCATCGTGCCAGCCTCTTCCAAcagctcagccaatcacaacaaCGTCACCGTGGAAAACTCCTTCTCCAAACCGAGGCTGGTAaattcaggaggaggaggtgacggGTTTGAGAGGCTGGAAATCTTTGTGGACGATGAAGAGCGTAGCCGTGTTGACATTCTGCCTGAATGGCTGACGGACGGGTCGTATGTTACAGTCGGAAGCAATAAGGCGGGGACAGTGCGCTACGTGGGAATGACGCAGTTTGCAGAGGGCgtgtgggtgggggtggagCTGGATACACCTGTAG GTAAGAATGATGGATCAGTCGGAGGTCACCGGTACTTCCACTGTAAACCGGGTTACGGGGTGCTGGTTCGCCCAGACCGTCTGTCCTGTCGCGACCGGACCAGTCGACGGACGGGAGAGTCTGCTCCTCCCGCCCACGTCCCCATCCTGCGAGGAGAAGCCATTGTTGCACGGAGGGGGGAGAACCGCAAGTCCTGGAGCAgttga
- the kif13ba gene encoding kinesin-like protein KIF13B isoform X1, producing MGESSLDDSNVKVAVRVRPFNRREKELNTKCVVEMVKNQTILHPAGTNLGKADSRNQSKVFAYDHCFWSMDETDKEKFAGQEVVFQCLGESLLNNAFQGYNACIFAYGQTGSGKSYTMMGSGDQPGLIPRLCSALFERTQKEQREQESFTVEVSYMEIYNEKVRDLLDPKGGRQTLRVREHKVLGPYVDGLSRLAVASYKDIESLMSEGNKSRTVAATNMNEESSRSHAVFNIILTHTLKDLQSGTSGEKVSRLSLVDLAGSERAAKTGAAGERLKEGSNINKSLTTLGLVISALAEQGTAKNKTKFVPYRDSVLTWLLKDCLGGNSRTAMVATVSPSADNYEETLSTLRYADRAKSIVNHAVVNEDPNARIIRELREEVEKLRVQLTQAESLKAPELKERLEESEKLIQEMTITWEEKLRKTEEIAQERQKQLESLGISLQSSGIKVGDDKSFLVNLNADPALNELLVYYLKEHTKVGSADSQDIQLCGMGIQGEHCVIDITPDAAVILTPYRNARTCVNGSPVTSALQLHHGDRIFWGNNHFFRINLPKRRSRGMEEEDGEGGVMKNSGSSEQLDADGDTASEVSSEVSFSYEFAQTEVMMKALGNNDPMQAVLQSLERQHEEEKRSALERQRQMYEQELQQLRKKLNPDRLSTGQSGAPTPGQQGPAQQSHYRSLERLSMGGMSHSTSAQSRLRQWSEDREAVLVRSLRRLREQIVRANLLVQEACFISDELERHTEYRVTLQIPSDNLNANRKRDAVLSEPAIQVRRRCRGKQIWSLEKMENRLVDMRELYQEWQDYHLHHQDNPVMRSYFRRADPFFDEQENHSLIGVANVFLSCLFYDVKLQYAIPIINQKGEVAGRLHVEVVRVGGGLEDNIAGGDEPDNNQDTEIQDRKFVCMIKILQATGLPQYLSNFVFCQYSFWDHSEPIIVAPEVDPSSSSPSTKDPHCMVVFDSCKELAVSVTEDFIEYLTEGAVAIEVYGHRQADAGRNPALWDLSIIQAKTRTLRDRWSEVTRRLELWIQILEINENGDFVPVEVVPARDIRTGGIFQLRQGQSRRIQVDVRSVQDSGTMPLIAEIVLAVSVGCVEIRNTAANQEGDEMDSYQERDLERLREQWLAALTKRQEYLDQHLQSLVSKSEKTEDDMEREAQLLEWRLTLTEERNAVMVPSAGSGIPGAPAEWVPLAGMETHIPVLFLNLKPDDLSSQDQYEVPEAGGWDASLTGEDEDDFFDLQIVKHYDAEVKAEASWDSTIHECPQLSRGGAWPEQRVYLTIRVVVQLSHPADMQLVLRKRICVNVNPGRQGFAHNFLRRMSTRSTIPGCGVTFEVVSNIPGDAPGSEDREMLANLAASAHNSQSGDEEAAIEKYLRSVMSLENILTLDRLRQEVAVKEQLAGRGRSNRRSLSSPSVHRLSGSRQDLSTTCLLEDKGRWESQQDIFMPSQFHRTLPRPASSPSTYSTSPSSSTTSFATTPPQNQESEQGRLGLAASYLSVKALVPQMPKLLKSLFPARDDKKELRPSPHSQQQHVPRIVTSPGGDDNRVKTETPSTKDRRAEFQEVPPLPVHDPHDITPLSQSSSGYFSTSVSTVTLSDVLQPSSSSSSLLAAETALPSNPQQQQGADRNDVVTSPSQCAAKMAAIVPASSNSSANHNNVTVENSFSKPRLVNSGGGGDGFERLEIFVDDEERSRVDILPEWLTDGSYVTVGSNKAGTVRYVGMTQFAEGVWVGVELDTPVGKNDGSVGGHRYFHCKPGYGVLVRPDRLSCRDRTSRRTGESAPPAHVPILRGEAIVARRGENRKSWSS from the exons GAATCAGTCCAAG GTCTTTGCCTACGATCACTGTTTCTGGTCCATGGATGAGACAGATAAGGAGAAATTTGCAG gtcAGGAGGTGGTGTTCCAGTGCCTTGGGGAGAGTCTTCTCAACAATGCCTTCCAGGGCTACAATGCCTGTATATTTGCCTATGGACAAACTG GTTCAGGAAAGTCTTACACAATGATGGGTTCAGGGGACCAGCCAGGTCTGATTCCGCGCCTGTGCAGTGCTTTGTTTGAACGAACCCAGAAGGAACAGCGGGAGCAGGAGAGCTTCACTGTTGAGGTTTCCTACATGGAGATCTACAATGAGAAGGTCCGGGATCTGCTTGACCCCAAAGG GGGTCGACAGACTCTGAGGGTGAGGGAGCATAAAGTGTTGGGTCCCTATGTGGATGGCCTATCTCGACTAGCTGTGGCCAGCTACAAG GACATCGAGTCTCTAATGTCAGAGGGGAATAAGTCTCGGACGGTCGCTGCTACCAACATGAATGAGGAGAGCAGTCGATCCCACGCTGTCTTCAAcatcatcctcacacacacactcaaggacTTGCAGTCTGGG ACGAGTGGTGAAAAGGTTAGTCGGTTGAGTCTGGTAGATTTGGCTGGGAGTGAACGAGCAGCAAAaactggagcagcaggagaacgACTGAAAGAGGGAAGCAACATCAACAA gtctCTGACGACTCTCGGCCTGGTGATCTCTGCGCTGGCTGAACAGGGGACTGCCAAAAACAAGACCAAGTTTGTCCCTTACAGAGACTCTGTTCTGACATGGCTGCTAAAG GACTGTTTGGGGGGAAACAGTCGCACAGCGATGGTTGCAACCGTGAGTCCATCAGCAGACAATTATGAGGAGACGCTGTCGACGCTGCGTTACGCAGACCGAGCTAAGAGCATAGTCAACCATGCTGTAGTTAATGAAGACCCCAACGCTCGTATCATCAGGGAGCTCAGAGAGGAAGTAGAGAAACTGCGAGTGCAGCTGACCCAGGCAGAG TCTTTAAAGGCTCCTGAGCTGAAGGAGCGTCTGGAAGAGTCGGAGAAGTTGATTCAAGAGATGACCATCACCTGGGAGGAAAAGCTTCGCAAAACAGAAGAGATTGCACAG gagcgTCAGAAGCAGTTAGAGAGTCTGGGTATTTCTCTCCAGTCATCAGGGATTAAAGTCGGGGATGACAAGAGCTTTCTCGTCAACCTTAATGCTGATCCTGCTCTTAATGAACTGCTGGTGTACTACCTGAAG GAACACACAAAAGTGGGTTCAGCAGACTCTCAGGACATCCAGCTGTGTGGGATGGGTATCCAGGGAGAACACTGTGTAATCGACATTACGCCAGACGCTGCCGTTATCCTCACCCCTTATCGCAACGCTCG GACATGTGTTAATGGTTCTCCAGTAACCAGCGCTCTGCAGCTTCACCATGGAGACCGGATCTTTTGGGGAAACAATCACTTCTTTAG GATCAACCTGCCTAAGCGACGTTCCCGAGgaatggaggaagaggatggtgAGGGTGGAGTAATGAAGAACAGTGGCAGCAGTGAGCAGCTGGATGCAGATGGGGACACAGCCAGCGAAGTGTCCAGTGAAGTCAGCTTCTCCTACGAGTTCGCCCAAACAGAGGTCATGATGAAAGCCCTCGGCAATAATG ACCCCATGCAGGCCGTCCTCCAGTCTCTGGAGAGGCAGCATGAAGAGGAGAAGCGCTCTGCTCTGGAGCGGCAGAGGCAGATGTACGAGCAGGAACTCCAGCAGCTCCGCAAGAAGCTGAACCCGGACCGTCTGTCCACAGGTCAGTCAGGAGCGCCGACACCCGGCCAACAAGGTCCAGCACAGCAGTCACACTACCGCAGCCTGGAGAGACTCAGCATGGGAGGGATGAGCCATTCAACCAGCGCTCAGAGCCGACTGAGGCAGTGGAGTGAGGACAG GGAGGCAGTGTTGGTGAGGAGTCTGAGAAGGTTGAGGGAACAGATCGTGAGGGCAAACCTCCTGGTGCAAGAAGCCTGTTTTATCTCTGACGAGCTGGAGCGACACACTGAGTACAGAGTCACTCTGCAGATCCCATCAGACAACCTCAATGCAAACCGCAag agggaTGCTGTGCTCAGTGAACCAGCGATTCAAGTCCGACGTCGTTGTAGAGGGAAACAGATCTGGAGCTTGGAGAAGATGGAGAACCGACTGGTGGACATGAGGGAGCTGTACCAGGAGTGGCAGGACTACCACCTACATCACCAAGACAACCCA GTGATGCGCTCATATTTTCGTCGGGCTGACCCGTTCTTCGACGAGCAGGAAAACCACAGTCTGATCGGCGttgcaaatgtttttctgtcctgtcTTTTCTACGATGTCAAGCTTCAGTACGCCATTCCCATCATCAACCAGAAGGGAGAG GTTGCAGGGCGTCTCCATGTGGAGGTGGTTCGAGTCGGAGGCGGCTTAGAGGACAACATAGCTGGAGGAGACGAACCAGACAACAACCAAGACACCGAGATCCAGGATCGCAAATTTGTCTGCATG ATTAAGATCCTGCAGGCCACTGGTCTTCCCCAGTACCTCTCCAACTTCGTCTTCTGTCAGTACTCCTTCTGGGACCATTCTGAGCCAATCATCGTGGCTCCTGAAGTCGACCCATCATCCTCGTCACCCAGCACCAAGGACCCACACTGCATGGTGGTGTTTGACAGCTGCAAG GAACTGGCGGTGTCAGTGACTGAGGATTTCATCGAGTACCTCACAGAAGGGGCTGTCGCCATCGAGGTTTATGGACACAGGCAGGCAGATGCAGGCAGGAACCCCGCCCTGTGGGACCTCAGCATCATCCAGGCCAAGACACGCACACTACGAGACAG atggaGTGAGGTAACACGTCGCCTGGAGCTGTGGATTCAAATCCTGGAGATAAACGAGAACGGAGACTTTGTCCCAGTGGAAGTGGTTCCTGCTAGAGATATACGGACCGGGGGAATCTTCCAGCTTCGGCAG GGTCAGTCAAGGCGGATCCAAGTGGACGTGCGTTCAGTTCAGGACTCGGGCACCATGCCTCTGATTGCAGAGATAGTGCTTGCAGTGTCGGTGGGCTGTGTTGAGATCAGGAACACTGCAGCAAACCAGGAAGGAGATGAGATGGACAGTTATCAG GAAAGAGATCTGGAACGTTTGCGGGAGCAGTGGTTAGCCGCTCTCACAAAGAGACAGGAATACCTCGACCAACATCTGCAAAGCCTGGTCAGCAAATCAG agaaaacagaggatgACATGGAGAGGGAGGCTCAGCTGCTGGAGTGGCGCTTGActctgacagaggagagaaacgCCGTCATGGTGCCCTCTGCTGGCAGCGGCATTCCTGGAGCGCCTGCTGAATG GGTTCCTCTGGCAGGCATGGAGACTCATATTCCTGTCCTCTTCCTGAACCTCAAAC CCGATGACCTCAGCTCTCAGGACCAGTATGAGGTTCCTGAGGCCGGAGGTTGGGATGCGTCTCTGACTGGAGAAGACGAAGATGACTTCTTTGACCTGCAAATTGTCAAACACTATGATGCAGAG GTGAAAGCAGAAGCATCATGGGACTCCACCATCCATGAATGTCCCCAGCTCAGTCGTGGTGGAGCGTGGCCCGAGCAGCGGGTATACCTAACCATCAGAGTAGTGGTTCAGCTCAGCCATCCTGCTGACATGCAGCTGGTGCTGAGGAAGAGAATCTGTGTTAACGTTAATCCCGGCCGCCAAGGCTTTGCCCACAACTTCCTCAGACGGATGTCCACCCGCAGCACCATACCAGGATGTGGGGTCACGTTCGAGGTCGTCTCCAACATCCCCGGg GATGCCCCTGGATCAGAGGACAGGGAGATGCTGGCCAACCTCGCTGCCAGCGCACACAACAGCCAGTCAGGTGATGAAGAGGCTGCCATCGAGAAATACCTCCGAAGTGTCATGAGTCTGGAGAACATCCTGACTCTGGACAGACTAAGACAG gaGGTAGCAGTGAAGGAGCAGCTGGCTGGCAGAGGCAGGAGCAACAGACGGAGCCTTAGTTCTCCCTCTGTCCACAgg CTGTCTGGAAGTAGACAAGACTTATCCACAACCTGCCTGCTGGAGGATAAG ggTCGATGGGAGAGTCAGCAGGACATCTTCATGCCCTCTCAGTTTCACCGCACCCTCCCCCGCCcagcctcctccccctccacctaCTCCACCTCCCCTTCTTCATCCACTACTTCCTTTGCTACGACCCCACCACAGAATCAGGAATCAGAGCAAG gTCGCTTAGGACTTGCTGCCTCTTATCTTTCAGTGAAGGCGCTGGTTCCTCAGATGCCGAAACTGCTAAAGTCTCTGTTTCCTGCACGAGATGACAAGAAGGAGCTGAGACCGTCGCCGCACAGCCAGCAG CAGCATGTGCCTCGCATTGTGACATCACCCGGAGGGGACGACAACAGAGTCAAGACAGAGACG CCCTCAACCAAAGACAGGCGGGCAGAGTTCCAAGAagtccctcctcttcctgtgcATGACCCGCATGACATCACCCCCCTAAGCCAGTCGTCAAGCGGCTACTTCTCCACTAGCGTTTCTACGGTTACCCTGTCTGACGTCCTCCAAccttcctcctcgtcctcctccctcctggcTGCTGAGACCGCGTTACCCTCAAatccccagcagcagcagggtgcTGACAGGAACGATGTTGTGACCTCTCCTTCTCAGTGTGCCGCCAAGATGGCCGCCATCGTGCCAGCCTCTTCCAAcagctcagccaatcacaacaaCGTCACCGTGGAAAACTCCTTCTCCAAACCGAGGCTGGTAaattcaggaggaggaggtgacggGTTTGAGAGGCTGGAAATCTTTGTGGACGATGAAGAGCGTAGCCGTGTTGACATTCTGCCTGAATGGCTGACGGACGGGTCGTATGTTACAGTCGGAAGCAATAAGGCGGGGACAGTGCGCTACGTGGGAATGACGCAGTTTGCAGAGGGCgtgtgggtgggggtggagCTGGATACACCTGTAG GTAAGAATGATGGATCAGTCGGAGGTCACCGGTACTTCCACTGTAAACCGGGTTACGGGGTGCTGGTTCGCCCAGACCGTCTGTCCTGTCGCGACCGGACCAGTCGACGGACGGGAGAGTCTGCTCCTCCCGCCCACGTCCCCATCCTGCGAGGAGAAGCCATTGTTGCACGGAGGGGGGAGAACCGCAAGTCCTGGAGCAgttga